The Rhizobium rhizogenes sequence GCCGGAAAAAGAAGCCCGCGAGCTTGCCATGCACTTTCTGGAGAAGGTCAGGATACCGGATCAGGCGCACAAATATCCTGGCCAATTATCAGGCGGCCAGCAGCAGCGCGTGGCGATCGCGCGATCATTGTGCATGAAGCCGAAAATCATGCTCTTCGATGAGCCCACCTCCGCACTTGATCCGGAGATGATAAAGGAGGTACTCGATACGATGATCGCGCTTGCCGAAGACGGTATGACCATGCTTTGCGTGACCCACGAGATGGGATTTGCGCAGGCTGTGGCCGACCGGGTGATCTTCATGGACCAGGGTCAGATCGTCGAGCAAAACGAACCGAAGGCCTTCTTCAGCGCCCCGCAATCCGAACGCTCGCGGGCATTCCTCGGTCAGATATTGGGACATTGAATTTTTGACGGGCTGAAAATGATGACACCGCTATTCAAACCGATCCACCGCGCCGCGATACTGCTCGGTATCGTGCTCATTCTACCCATTGCCGCCGGCGCGACCGATCTCCTGCAGCCGCTCGGCCGGGCGGACCGCCCGGTGGGCTCCGCGACCGCTCCGGTCACGGTGATCGAATACTCGTCTCCCACCTGTTCTCACTGTGCGACATACAGAAACGAGACGGCGCCGAAGATCGAGGAGGAATTTGTTGAAAGCGGGCAGATTAGAATTCTGTTCCGGCCTTTGGTTCGCAATAATGTGGACCTTGTTATCTTCATGCTGGCAGAAACGCAGCCGCAACCAAAGCCCGTTCTGGATAGGTTCTACGCCCGTCAGGACGAGATCGCGAACTCCAATGATCTGGAACAGACGTTACGCGAAATCGCAGCCTCTGTGGGAATCGATCGCGACGCTTTTAATGCGGCGGTGGCGGACCAATCTGTATTAAACAACCTCAAGACACTTACCAATCAAGCGCAGAACGACTTCAAGGTGGAGGGCACGCCGACATTCTTCATCAACGGCAAGAAAATTACCGGTGCCCCAAGCCTTGAAGCAATGCGGCGCGAGATCGCCGCGGCTCTGGAAAGAAAATAGCTCCTGCTGCGGACTGGCGCGCAAGCCTGACAGCACAATTCGCACCGCGAAGACGCCGCGTCGCTCGCGTTCCTCGGACACCGTATCACTGGCCAGGCGCTGCGGGACCATGTGAGTTATCGGGAGACGGCGGGAATAGATGGCTTTAAACGCAATAAATCCCTCCGCGTTCTTCGCTCCAAGTTTTACCTCGGATACCCCTTGCCGGCGGCAGACATCGCTCCCCACTCTCGTGCCCTTCAAATCTCGATGACTTGTGCATTCGTGAACCACGCGCCTTGCTCGGTCAGTCTCCTCACCTCGACGGGCGCTACCGGAATTTGGAAGAGCGGCGCAATCGATGACTATACCTGATGAGGATGGAGCGTTCGCCAGCGAAGGAATCCGTTGATGCTATCGCGACAAACCGGAAACCACGGGTATCAATTCCACCGGCATGGATCTGGCGACGGAACTCCTGTTCACAAGCTTCAGCGATCACCAAAGCCCCGGCTTTTTTTTCCAAGGAAACCCAAGAGCCTCGTTCGGTGATCTGACGCGCCGCGTCACGCTTAAACTCATCACTGAAATTCGATTTGCTCATGATGCTTCTTCTTGCCTCAAAATTAGGAAAGAAAGCATCTACAAATCTAGGGGCTATTCAAATTGACCTTTCCTCCGAGGATTTAATGACTCGCCGTGCCTGCCTCCGTTCTCTTTGCCGTTGTTTCAACAGGATGGAATCACGGCATACGGGAATAGTCAAATGAGGGACAGGATTCTGTGCGAGGGTTGTGCTAGGCTTAAAAATGACTTCGGCCTCCACTTGGGAGGCCGACAAAGTCTTGATATTCCGGTAAATTTTGGTTGCGGTGGCTCACAACACCCGATTCCTGCGATTGATCGAGCGTCCTTTGTCACTACTTGCCGCGTGGCCTTGATTTAGCCGGAGCGAGTGGCGTGACCATCAGATCGCCTACGCTCACGCATAAAGTAAATTGCTCCTCCATCAATCCGTTTCGCATTGCACATTCTGCCGGCAATTGGCGATCGCGACCATTAGGGGAAGCAGGACGTTAACGGTGAGGTCTCGATGGCGCCGAACCCGCCGTATCGCGACGAATGAAGCGCGCACCGAGAACGACCTTCATGTCCTGCGAGCTGTCCCTGTGCTCGATCGCATCACGCAGCAGCTTGAGGGCATGCCTTCCCGCCTCCTGCGAGAGACCGCTCAGCGTCGAAAGCGCTGGATAGGTCATGGCGGGTAACGCATCGTCGCAACCGATGAGGCTCATGTCCCGGGGCACGGCGATCCCCATGGCCGAAAGCCGGGCATGAACACCCTGAGCAGTCAGATCGTCAAACGCCAGAACGGCTGTCACGCCCGTGGTCACAGCCTCTTCTGCCGCCTTCTCGCCCCCCTCGAAGGTGGGTTCGGATAGCTGGATTATCTCGAACCGCACGCCTGCTCCGCAGCATGCTTCAGCCGCCGCCTCAAGGCGCTGCTGGTTCGACCAGGATTCCTTCGGGCCGGAGAGATAGGCAATATCACGATGGCCATTTTCAAGCAGGAAGCCGATAGCATCCCTCACCGCCGCCTGTGTCTCTATCAACACACGCGGCAATCCCGCGATGTCGCGATTGATCAGTGTTATCGGATGCCTTTCGGCATGGGCCCGCACCTGCGCCTCGCTAAGCCGGGTCGAGGCCAGGATGATGCCGTCCGTCTGGCTCGCCAGACGCTGGAAGAGCGTGTTTTCCCGCGCAGCACTTTCTCCCGACGAACCCAGGAAGAGGCAGAGGTCGTGAGCGTCGGCCTGCTGCTGAATGGCCTTGATGAGCGGCGGAAAGAACGGGTTGGCAATATCGGGCACAAGCAGCCCGATATTGCCCGTCCGGCCGGTGGAAAGCGCCCGGGCCATATTGTTCGGCCGATAGCCGATCTCCTCGGCAATCGAGAGGATTTGCTCGACCGTCTTCGGACTGAGCAGATCCGGGCGGCTGAACGCGCGCGACACCGTCGAGCGGGAAGTATTCGCTCGCAGGGCGATTTCGTCCAGCGTCGGCTTCGCGCGCTCCTTCGCCTTCTGTTCCTTCTTACCAGCGATAGTCCTGCCCCCCGTTTTCGGCGCTGAGAGCGGCCAATGCCGCGATACGACTTGCCAGAAGCGCCTCCCCCGTCGATACCTGCAAAGGCGCTACCCCTGTCAGGGCATCAAGAGCATCCTGAGCTGGCCCGATTGGCGACGGCAGTACCGGCTCCCAGAGGTGGCGCTCATCGGTTTCCACCAGTAGCCGTCCTTCTCCAAACAGAATATCCATACGTCCGCGGGTTCCGACAAGACGCATTGCGTAATCGCCATGCCGGATCGCGGCCTCGGGTTGGCGCCAGTCCATATCGATTACCGCCTGCACACCGGAATCGAGGGTTAGAAGCGCACGTCCCGCCAGGGAAAACGCCCGATGTCCCTCGGGATGGCGCGGGCTTTTCCAGCCGCTGATTCGACCTGACGATGCCGCCGTCAGCCACAGGACGAGGTCGATATCGTGGACCGCAAGATCGTTGACGATCGTGCCGTAGAGGGAGGGATCGAAAAACCAAGCAGGTCGCGACGACGGCAGGAGCTTGTGCGGTCCGGTGGCGGTCACGGCGACGAGATCGCCGATCTCTCCCTCCAGGAGGATTTCGCGCGCCTTTCTCGTCACCGGATAAAAGCGCTTTTCCAGCATCAGCGCCACGCGGTTGCGGCCATTATCGGCCCTTCCGATCCGGTCCACCTCTTCCGCGGTCAAGGCGAGCGGCTTGTCAGCGATAACGAAAATATTCCTTTCAAGGCATGCCTCGATAAGGCCGGCGCGCAGACCGGGCTCGGCAATCACGGCGGCGCCGTCGATTTCGTGCGCAGCAAGAAGCGCATCGAGATCTGCATGGGCCGAAATGCCGAATTTTTCGCTGAAGCTGCGGCGGCGCTCCTCGTCATGATCCGCCACGGCCACAAGCTCGACGTCTTTACGTCCGGCAAGGCCATCAGTGACATAGCTGACATGGCCATGCGCAGCCCCCAGTATGGCAAGTTTTTTCACGGACATCATGCGTCTCCCACGTCACTCATGACAATTCTGCGCCCGGTTTCAGCGGATCTGTAGATCGCGGTGATGACACGCACCGCTTCGAGACCGTCACGGAAGTTAATATCCACCGGACGTCCGTCGCGGATCGCATCACGGATATCGAGCCACTGGTCGACGTGACCGCGAATGCCGATGCCGACCTGACTGCCCGCACCACTTTTGATCGATGCATCGGCAGCGGCTGGCAGCAACTGATCCGGGAATGTCCACTCAACGACATTCGTGTGATTGATTGCCACGTGACCGCGATCCGTGAACAACATCAACGAGGCAGGGCGCCCCGGAGGCGTTGCCGTGCTGGTGATGATGATGCCCCGCGCGCCGTTTCCGAAGGTCAGAAGGGCCTGGCAGAGATCCTCGCTACCACCGTCGCGTCCCGCGACATTGGTCGCCTCCGCCATGACGCTTACGACCGGACCGAAAAGCCAGAGCATGAGATCAAGCGTGTGGATACCCTGGTTGAACAGCGATCCGCCACCCTGTACATGGAGCTTTCGCCACGGCTTTTCATCGTAGTAGGCATCCGAACGGTGCCAATAGACCTGACCTTCGATGGCAACGGGCCGCCCCAATTCGCCAGAATGTAGACGGCGATGGATATCCTGATGCTGCGCCTCCAGACGTCGCTGCGACATGGTGGAGCAGACAAGGCCCGCCATTTGCGAACACCGATAAAGATCGATCGCCTCATCGAGATCAACAGCCAGCGGCTTTTCGACAACGACATGCAGGCCCTTATCCAGCGCCGCCCGCGCCGGTGCATAATGGCTGCCGCTCGGCGTGGCGATCACGATCACGTCCAGATCGGCCTCTTCGATCATCGATGCAGCATCGGGGAAAAGGCACACGTCCTGCGGCGCGGCGAAGAGTTCAAGCTCCTCTGCGGTACCGCCTGCGACGGCGGTCAGCGCGATACCTTCAACGGCACCGATTGCATCGCGATGGACCCTGCCAATTGTTCCAGGCCCAACCAGCCCGACCTTGATGACCGACACATCTGTCTCCTTCCTGAGCGAGGGCATTATAGACGATATCTATGCAACCGATTTCAGAAAATTTTGCAATAGGCATTGCGCTAAAATTATAAAATTATTGGAATTAACAGTAATTCAGACCTTTTAACAAAATAATTTGCATAAAAATACTATTGACTTATGCAAGCGGTTGCATTTTTCTGAAGCCAGCAAATGAGGAGTTTACATATGTCATCGTCATGGCAGGTCGATCGTCTCGTCATCCGAAGCGAAGCGTCGCGCAGCGATATGGCCAAAACGGCCAGCCTTGATCTTGCCGCCACCCTGCGCCAGCTTCTCGCCGCAAAGGATCGCGTTTCGGTCATGTTCGCCGCCGCCCCCAGCCAACAGGACACGCTTGCCCTCCTTTGCCGGGAAAAGGCCATCGACTGGTCGCGGATCACCGCCTTCCACATGGACGAGTATATCGGGCTTGAGGCCGGCCATATGGCGCGTTTCGCCAACTGGCTCGACAGGTATCTCTTCTCACACCTACCCTTCGGCGCCGTACATCGCATCGAACCGCATCGCTTCGCATCACCCGAAGCCTGCGCTACCGATTATGCCTGCCGCCTCGCTGCTGAGCCGCTCGACCTCGTATGCCTGGGTGTCGGCATCAACGGCCATCTTGCCTTCAACGATCCGCCGGAAGCGCGGTTCGACGAAAAAGAAGCGGTGAAGGTCGTGACGCTTGCGCAAGACTGCCGCGCGCAGCAGGTGGAAGACGAATGTTTCGCCCAACTGACCGACGTGCCGCAACGGGCGATCACCGTTACCATTCCTGCACTTCTTGCCGCAACCAGCATGATATGCATCGTGCCCGGCGCA is a genomic window containing:
- a CDS encoding LacI family DNA-binding transcriptional regulator, which codes for MAGKKEQKAKERAKPTLDEIALRANTSRSTVSRAFSRPDLLSPKTVEQILSIAEEIGYRPNNMARALSTGRTGNIGLLVPDIANPFFPPLIKAIQQQADAHDLCLFLGSSGESAARENTLFQRLASQTDGIILASTRLSEAQVRAHAERHPITLINRDIAGLPRVLIETQAAVRDAIGFLLENGHRDIAYLSGPKESWSNQQRLEAAAEACCGAGVRFEIIQLSEPTFEGGEKAAEEAVTTGVTAVLAFDDLTAQGVHARLSAMGIAVPRDMSLIGCDDALPAMTYPALSTLSGLSQEAGRHALKLLRDAIEHRDSSQDMKVVLGARFIRRDTAGSAPSRPHR
- a CDS encoding thioredoxin domain-containing protein, which produces MMTPLFKPIHRAAILLGIVLILPIAAGATDLLQPLGRADRPVGSATAPVTVIEYSSPTCSHCATYRNETAPKIEEEFVESGQIRILFRPLVRNNVDLVIFMLAETQPQPKPVLDRFYARQDEIANSNDLEQTLREIAASVGIDRDAFNAAVADQSVLNNLKTLTNQAQNDFKVEGTPTFFINGKKITGAPSLEAMRREIAAALERK
- a CDS encoding Gfo/Idh/MocA family protein: MSVIKVGLVGPGTIGRVHRDAIGAVEGIALTAVAGGTAEELELFAAPQDVCLFPDAASMIEEADLDVIVIATPSGSHYAPARAALDKGLHVVVEKPLAVDLDEAIDLYRCSQMAGLVCSTMSQRRLEAQHQDIHRRLHSGELGRPVAIEGQVYWHRSDAYYDEKPWRKLHVQGGGSLFNQGIHTLDLMLWLFGPVVSVMAEATNVAGRDGGSEDLCQALLTFGNGARGIIITSTATPPGRPASLMLFTDRGHVAINHTNVVEWTFPDQLLPAAADASIKSGAGSQVGIGIRGHVDQWLDIRDAIRDGRPVDINFRDGLEAVRVITAIYRSAETGRRIVMSDVGDA
- a CDS encoding amino acid ABC transporter ATP-binding protein, whose amino-acid sequence is MNKWYGDFHVLRDIDLTVRRGERIVICGPSGSGKSTMIRCINRLEEHQSGKIAVDGIELSSDLKKIEEVRREVGMVFQHFNLFPHLTILQNCILAPVWVRKLPEKEARELAMHFLEKVRIPDQAHKYPGQLSGGQQQRVAIARSLCMKPKIMLFDEPTSALDPEMIKEVLDTMIALAEDGMTMLCVTHEMGFAQAVADRVIFMDQGQIVEQNEPKAFFSAPQSERSRAFLGQILGH
- a CDS encoding Gfo/Idh/MocA family protein gives rise to the protein MSVKKLAILGAAHGHVSYVTDGLAGRKDVELVAVADHDEERRRSFSEKFGISAHADLDALLAAHEIDGAAVIAEPGLRAGLIEACLERNIFVIADKPLALTAEEVDRIGRADNGRNRVALMLEKRFYPVTRKAREILLEGEIGDLVAVTATGPHKLLPSSRPAWFFDPSLYGTIVNDLAVHDIDLVLWLTAASSGRISGWKSPRHPEGHRAFSLAGRALLTLDSGVQAVIDMDWRQPEAAIRHGDYAMRLVGTRGRMDILFGEGRLLVETDERHLWEPVLPSPIGPAQDALDALTGVAPLQVSTGEALLASRIAALAALSAENGGQDYRW
- a CDS encoding 6-phosphogluconolactonase — translated: MSSSWQVDRLVIRSEASRSDMAKTASLDLAATLRQLLAAKDRVSVMFAAAPSQQDTLALLCREKAIDWSRITAFHMDEYIGLEAGHMARFANWLDRYLFSHLPFGAVHRIEPHRFASPEACATDYACRLAAEPLDLVCLGVGINGHLAFNDPPEARFDEKEAVKVVTLAQDCRAQQVEDECFAQLTDVPQRAITVTIPALLAATSMICIVPGALKKEAVTRMLTGPVTEDCPASILRTHNQARLYIDSDSMPDVDRRAA